From Granulimonas faecalis:
ACGGCCTGGACGTCATGAGCCCCGACACCGTGCTCGACGTCGTGGAGGACGCCTACGCCATGGGACACGACCCTGCGGCGCCCCTGCCCGCCGGCTACCGCAGCCCGGGCACGCCCGTACCCCCGGCCCAGCCCCGCGCCGGCTACATGGGCTCCGTCTCTCCGTCCGACGAGGTGCACGCCCAGCAGGCCCGTGCCCGCCACGACGACCAGCGCCTCGCCGCGCCGGCGCCCGTCCCTGCCCCCGCGCCGGCCACCCAACGCCGCAACGTGCCCCTGGTGAACCCCCACGCCAACCAGCGCCCGACCTCCACGCCCGTAGGCGCCCTGCTCATCGACCGTCAGTCGGGCCGCACCTACTCCTGCACCTCCGACCGCTGCGTCATCGGCCGCGAGCGCACCACCGGCGGCATCGTCCTGCGCGACCCCAACGTCAGCCGGCGCCATGCCGAGCTCTCGCACCACGGGTCCGGCTGGACCATCACCGACCTCAACTCCACCAACGGCACGCTGGTCAACGACGTCGACGTCGACCAGTGCGCCCTTCGTGACGGCGACCTGATCACCCTCGGCCTCACGAACCTCGAGTTCCGGGAGGGCTGATGATCGACATCGTCCTGTTCGCGGGCCGTATCCTCCTGGTGGTGCTGCTCTACCTCTTCCTCTTCGCCGTCATGCGCACCGGCATCGGCCTGGTGAAGGGGCAGCGCAAGGACTCCG
This genomic window contains:
- a CDS encoding FhaA domain-containing protein; translated protein: MNFLNVFEERIAGIFGSSSQAAAPLSFKKLAKKASSEMENETYVINGVDTAPALFTVLVSQADDTAMRPLYANLTEETALFLEAHAQRRGYTFVGQPLVRFMVDPALKHGKFSVFAENVDARTLDRLREEERAYTGAPAGQSRPEPQAADLDLGLGPIGTPAADPSQDGLDVMSPDTVLDVVEDAYAMGHDPAAPLPAGYRSPGTPVPPAQPRAGYMGSVSPSDEVHAQQARARHDDQRLAAPAPVPAPAPATQRRNVPLVNPHANQRPTSTPVGALLIDRQSGRTYSCTSDRCVIGRERTTGGIVLRDPNVSRRHAELSHHGSGWTITDLNSTNGTLVNDVDVDQCALRDGDLITLGLTNLEFREG